The window GCAGTAACTTCTATGCATTCAATGCTTGtataaatttacaaataattgGTCTGATAAAATGATATGTTACAGGCAATGATGAAGGATCCGTTCGGGAACTACGTTGTCCAAAAGGTTCTAGAGTCGTGTGATGACCATAGTCTTGAATTAATTCTCTCTCGTATCAGGGTTCACTTGAACTCCCTCAAGAGGTATACTTACGGTAAACATATCGTATCTCGAGTTGAAAAGCTCATCACAACAGGAGGTGAGAGACGTAGCACTTCTCTTACACTCATAATTCTGGATATCTTTAGTGTGATCGCCACAGATCGTGATAAACTTGCCTGTCCTTTGCAGAAAGGAGAATTGGACAGTCGGCGTCGGCGTCTTCCTTCTCATCCTCCCGGTAGAGCAGTTTTCGGATTGCAGCAAGGTCAGGCCAGTCTCCAGCTGCCTTGATCAGAAAGAATTCCAGTTCATTTTCTTGCTGTTGCAGTGACAGAGGTGAAAGGTTAGAGATTTATGTTTCAGCTGACAGAATAACagtaatttgtaaataaacaaaaagtatttaaagGCAGAGGTAATGGAAGAGGGAGGGGCGGGGAAGAAAGAAGTGTCGTTGTAAATGAGAATAAGAAGAATATTGGAGAAAGAGTGTATATTTTGCGACCCTCACTTTCTCGGAATTTGCAGATAGAGagaattaagttttaatatataatgtatTATGTAAAGCTAAACCCCCAAATGTAAATGACTGAAGTAAAGAAgcttaatatattatataacatctatctatctatttatctatatatatctcATTGCTGTAGCAGAAAGTTATCTGATGGGGCTAAGAACACTAAACAGATATCATCACTAAGGAATATAAGCTCAGAGTTCTGATTTTAAACGTTTTAAGATGAGATGAAAGAGCAAATGAATGTGTTTCTCTCCctttatatgaaataataagaaagggccagaaacagagaaagaaagcCAAACATAACagggaaaaaggaaagaactacaaaataaaaaatgcctCCGATGGTTAAAGAAAGACAAAGGAAAGATGCTAAAAAGCAATATTATTTTGACCGCCTAAGTCCATtgctagttgatattgtctctttgggGTTTCCTTTTCGGACTTACCTAgaaggattttaaaacgtatctgctagggagaggtttccacacctttataaggaatgtttcggtCTCCTcccaactgatatgagatcttacaatcccaccccccttcagggccagcgttctggcactcgttctcctctccaatcaatgtgggacctccaatccaccctcctttgggacctagcgttcttgttggcacaccgtttGGTGTCCACCCTtcttcgaggcccaacatccttgctggcacaccgtttaGTGTCCACCCTTCTTcaaggcccaacatcctcgctggggcctagcgtcctcattAGCACATCACCTGTGTCTACCCTTCTTCGAGGcccagcctcctcgctagcactggtctccaccctccttcggggttcagcctcctcgctagcactggtctccaccctccttcggggttcagcctcctcactagcactggtgtccaccctcctttgagGTTCAGCCTCCTCGACGGCACATcacttggtgtctggctccgataccatttgtaacagcccaagcccaccgctagcagatattgtcctctttgggctttcccatcACCCCCATCGGGGGTTCAGCCTTCTCGCTAACACATCGCatagtgtctgactctgataccatttgtaacaacccaagctcaccgctatcCGACATTATCCTCTttaagttttccctttcaggcttccccttaaagtttttaaaacatatctgatagggagaggtttccacacctttataaagaatgcttcgttctcctcccaaccaagcCCAAAACCTCCCAAAATCCCTCTATACCTCTAAAATAAACTACACTATTTCTAGACACTAAGCAGTCTACCAAAGAGTTGCCCTATCtccaaaatgttaaaaaagaTTTAGTCATAAAATGTCATAGTTTTCATATAAAATCAAAGACAAACTACTAGAATATAAGTTATGTCAAAAAAAGAGAGTATGACATACCAGGCTAAAAGTAATGGCATTACACAAGAGAGTGGAGCATTAACACTTAGGAATTTCCCTTTGATCTCCATCTGCAGCATCCAAATCCAAGTCCAAATCCAAGTCCACCAGACCTTCTCGATGAGCAAGACCATTACCAAATCTCCTGTTCTTCAAAATCACTTCAGATTCCTTCATCAGATTGATATACTTTCGCCTAATTCTCAATATAGGGTGTCTCTCAATAGAAGCTTTATCACAATAAGCCTCTTTAAGAATAGCAGTACAAGTCTTGTTTCTTAAAGACAAGTAAAACATGTGAGGATGTCTCTCAAATGCCTTATGAACCTTCTGAGGCAAACCCATATGCTTTTTAAGGCACAGAAGCTTCTTCCTCTCTGCTGAATGTTCCACAAATAAACTAAGCAATTCATGAAGAAAACCCACCAATCTTTTCTCTGATATATCACTATTTGGATCCAAATGTGAAAAATCTTCATAGGGAGATACATAAGGAAGCTTTTGAAACTCCATTAACCAGTCCTCAATCTTCCTCCTCAACCTTAAGCCCTTTGAGGGGAAGAGTGGGAATTCAAGAGCTTCCATTGTTCCACAAGAATAAACACCTTTTTTAATGGCGTTTTTCTGCATCACAGACATGAACTTCTCATCACATTCCACAGCTAATCCTTCTAATTTATCTTCCATTGTAACTAACTTAAAAGACCCATCAAGATTAACTTCTGGATTTTGCAAAAATTCATCAGGAATCCCTAAATACCATTGCATACCTTGGATTATCTTCAATGGCAGAACGTTATTCTTACTCATCAGTATGAACTTCTTCAACCTGCATATCAAATCCTCCCTGCAATTCTGATAAacccttttctcttcttcatcaatCTCAGCAGCTTTTGGGGTCAATCTGAACCAAGGATGATTGTATAGAGGACCTGTGAACTCTTCAAAAATTGATGGGTACAACCTTAGAAACCTCGAAACCCTCATCGACACACCCATTTCGAGCCCTCGCTTAGAAACGGCAGAGATTGGGATGCACCCATTTGGGTCTTGGGCGATGCAGTTTTTGAAAGAGATGACGGATTTGAGTTGGATGGAGTTGAGGATATGCTCGATGGAATCGTAATACGAatctttcttccatttcatgTAGACATCGACATAGCCGGACTTCTGTGTGAAGGTATAAGGAGGATTCGCGAAGGGGAAACAGAGGGATAGAAGGGGGTTTTTGCGGCTTTTTTGAAGGATTTTGGTGGCGGGTAGTTTGTTGAGGAACATCGCTTTGAGGTCTTCGCCACTGCAAAAGCTGATGGAAATGGTAAGAAATAAGAATCGGCTACGACCCTCGATGTTTTGGTTTTGGAAAACAAGCTTCCTTTTAAAAATCGCATCTTTTGACTTGGGAttcaaattacaattttacccttggaacttttttttttttttttttcaactttttagaaataacctcattttcaaaagttgaaagaaGACCACTCaacccatatatatttttttttaggaatttCACTTCTTTCAATTTGAAACTTAAATCAGGAAAAGAACGGTTGAAATCACGGTGATTGGACAAGAAGGCATTACGATGATAATTCTACAACTAATGAAAGCacgaagtattttttaaactacgCGCAAACTTTACGGGAGTTTTCTTTAGAAAGGGAGTTTTCTTTAGAAAGGAAATACGTGAGGagcaaatcaatctataatacACTACAACATCTATTCAAATGGAATAATTGTCTAAGTTTAGTTTTCTTACTCGTTCTAAAAGTGAACGTAAAGTTCCCACTAGCcttctcttatttattacttGTCTACCATTTAGGCAAAATACTATTTCCCATTCTTAataagaaagggaagaaacaaaaaaaggacTAAATAGGAACAAGAGGGATCCACAGAAGATACTTCTCCTTCCCATTTTTCGGAAGAAAAGAAGGatccaaacaaaatcaatgaaaCGGAAAGAAGAGATCGAgtgaatggaaagaaaaaaacaaaggaagtATTATTCGAGTAGGTCATAATACAATGTACAAAATTAGGGtggtttaaaatataatcttgAATTCTCAGCAAATTTACAGGGCAGGACTCTCCCTAGAGCCGGAAAGTGAGGcaaaaagcaaacaaaaatatgatggataataataataataataataaataatagtaatagtaataataaataattaatgtgcAAATATTTACAGAAGAAATGAAGTAGTGAGGTATCCATCAGCAATCATCAGCctttgaagaggaagaaaacacAGAAAATATCAACCATTTTTCTATAATAACCCTAACCACTCCGTGTGTAAGGAAGAAGCTTTAAACTCAAAAGTTCcaccatttcttcttcttcttcgcgTACGAAGTTGGGATTtctgaaaatcaaataatctCTTCTTTTTAACTTCTTTAAACATAGCTTCACTCGTTTCCGTACTCGAAAAAAATTGTTACTTGGTTGTTATTTAAACTACGTTCGGGTTAACCTAACGAGACATACAACATACACTACACGTTCAACCgttacgaaaaaaaaaaaaattacctccTTCAGGATAAATTGAATTATAGTGCACCTCAGCCcaaaaactcaagaaaatAACTGCACAAGCCAAGAAGTTCATAAGCCTCCTCCTATGAAGGGGGGAAAACTTGAAAGAGAATACAAAAGTTTCAGTGTGTTGAAAAGAAATCAGTCTAGGAATCTTACTTCGTTTGGACTTTTGAACTTTTGGAAGTATTTCAATAGAACATGTATCCTTGAATGAAGTTATCACAAATATCTTAACTCCAAACTGCAAGAAAATGCAACAGTTGCTTCTCATGCTCGTATTCGATACAAGTTACcaaaaaatattgtattttcttaACTTTCAGACATTAGACTTAgatttttctaattcttcTGGTATCTAAACCCACATTCCATGctcaaatattataatccaCAATGAGAAGGAAATATGGCAATACCCAATCTGCAGCAGCTTGTAGTGTAACATGATCGCCCCATTCTCCTTTCCTGGTTCGTTTCAATAATAAGAGATGAGCATCCAAGTTGATAAAACCTAAATactaacaataattaaaagaaacagGATATGATTACTTGCTCATCTTCTTCAGATACTCGTCATAGGCCATTGGA is drawn from Cucurbita pepo subsp. pepo cultivar mu-cu-16 chromosome LG09, ASM280686v2, whole genome shotgun sequence and contains these coding sequences:
- the LOC111801924 gene encoding protein WHAT'S THIS FACTOR 1 encodes the protein MFLNKLPATKILQKSRKNPLLSLCFPFANPPYTFTQKSGYVDVYMKWKKDSYYDSIEHILNSIQLKSVISFKNCIAQDPNGCIPISAVSKRGLEMGVSMRVSRFLRLYPSIFEEFTGPLYNHPWFRLTPKAAEIDEEEKRVYQNCREDLICRLKKFILMSKNNVLPLKIIQGMQWYLGIPDEFLQNPEVNLDGSFKLVTMEDKLEGLAVECDEKFMSVMQKNAIKKGVYSCGTMEALEFPLFPSKGLRLRRKIEDWLMEFQKLPYVSPYEDFSHLDPNSDISEKRLVGFLHELLSLFVEHSAERKKLLCLKKHMGLPQKVHKAFERHPHMFYLSLRNKTCTAILKEAYCDKASIERHPILRIRRKYINLMKESEVILKNRRFGNGLAHREGLVDLDLDLDLDAADGDQREIPKC